A single region of the Synechococcus sp. HK05 genome encodes:
- the lepB gene encoding signal peptidase I, whose translation MSSTDQDAPESQAEPQTSTPQESPWVFWRGVLITLGVALGIRQTVIEARYIPSGSMLPGLQLQDRLLVEKLSYRRRPPQRGEIVVFHAPHHFDPVLKANHQAGPLRCLLVNLPLVNLVPGLQEPACEAYIKRVVAVAGDRVVINPRGEVTVNGQRLNEPYVNNYCAVDEQGMSVCRTLNATVPPGHVLVLGDNRANSWDGRYWPGGAFLPETEIIGRAFWRFWPLGTAGDLNSRDPLKPQKPSSAGAQG comes from the coding sequence TTGTCCAGCACCGATCAAGACGCGCCCGAATCGCAGGCAGAACCGCAAACCAGCACGCCCCAGGAGAGCCCTTGGGTGTTCTGGCGTGGTGTGCTGATCACCCTGGGCGTGGCCCTCGGCATTCGCCAGACGGTGATTGAGGCCCGCTACATCCCGTCGGGATCGATGTTGCCCGGGCTGCAGCTGCAGGATCGGCTGCTGGTGGAGAAGCTCAGCTACCGCCGCCGCCCTCCCCAGCGCGGCGAGATCGTGGTGTTCCATGCGCCCCACCATTTCGACCCGGTGCTCAAGGCCAACCACCAAGCGGGCCCGCTGCGCTGCCTGCTGGTGAATCTGCCGCTGGTGAACCTGGTGCCGGGCCTGCAGGAGCCGGCCTGCGAGGCCTACATCAAGCGCGTCGTGGCCGTAGCCGGCGACCGCGTGGTGATCAACCCGCGCGGGGAAGTGACGGTGAACGGCCAACGGCTCAACGAGCCCTATGTGAACAACTACTGCGCGGTGGACGAGCAGGGCATGAGCGTATGCCGCACCCTCAATGCCACGGTGCCGCCGGGCCACGTGCTGGTGCTGGGCGACAACCGCGCCAACAGCTGGGATGGCCGCTACTGGCCCGGCGGAGCCTTCCTGCCGGAAACGGAGATCATCGGCCGCGCCTTCTGGCGCTTCTGGCCGCTCGGCACCGCCGGCGATTTAAACAGCCGCGACCCGCTTAAGCCGCAGAAGCCTTCCAGCGCTGGAGCTCAGGGATAA
- a CDS encoding histidine phosphatase family protein encodes MSLRILLVRHGLSSFNLEHRIQGRDDLSSLTEEGVKQALATGEALRDVAITAAYSSPLRRAHDTATTLLAAHGGGLEPQLDDDLLEVDLAPWSGLLSTDVQERFPEAYRTWKQHPEQLQLQRADGSSYAPIPELMEQARRFVDRLLAQHSPASSASQTVLVVGHNAILRCLLLSLLGLDASGFRRLRVDNASLSVLNLSAEADGAVAVQIESLNGTTHLHGEVCGGRLPAKGAGPRLLLVRHGETDWNRQGRFQGQIDIPLNENGRAQAAAAGDFLRKVAFQRAYTSSMSRPRQTAEGILSHHPGVPLTSVRDLVEIGHGEWEGCLESEISEGWGELLAAWKSAPETVQMPAGETIHDVWDRSLRGWNTIAASLHSDETALVVAHDAVNKTILCALLGLGPADIWAVKQGNGGVTVIDYPHGPDQPPVVVCLNQTAHLGGVLDRTAAGAL; translated from the coding sequence GTGTCTCTCCGGATCCTGCTGGTTCGCCATGGGTTGAGCAGCTTCAACCTCGAGCACCGCATTCAGGGCCGCGACGATCTGTCGAGCCTCACCGAGGAGGGCGTAAAGCAGGCCCTGGCTACTGGTGAAGCCCTGCGGGATGTAGCGATCACGGCGGCCTACAGCTCCCCCCTGCGCCGGGCCCATGACACCGCCACAACGCTGCTCGCCGCCCACGGTGGTGGCCTGGAGCCCCAGCTCGACGACGACCTGCTGGAGGTGGATCTCGCTCCCTGGAGCGGCCTGCTCAGCACGGATGTGCAGGAGCGCTTCCCGGAGGCCTACCGCACCTGGAAGCAGCACCCCGAGCAGCTCCAACTGCAGCGCGCCGACGGCAGCAGCTACGCCCCGATTCCCGAGCTGATGGAGCAGGCGCGGCGCTTCGTGGATCGCTTGCTTGCCCAGCACAGCCCTGCCAGCTCTGCATCCCAGACCGTGCTGGTGGTGGGTCACAACGCGATCCTGCGCTGCCTGTTGCTCAGCCTGCTGGGCCTTGATGCGTCGGGGTTCCGCCGTCTGCGCGTCGATAACGCTTCCCTGTCTGTGCTCAACCTCAGCGCCGAGGCCGATGGCGCCGTGGCGGTGCAGATCGAGTCGCTCAACGGCACCACCCATCTCCACGGCGAGGTGTGCGGCGGACGCCTGCCCGCCAAGGGGGCCGGCCCGCGCCTGCTGCTGGTGCGCCATGGCGAAACCGACTGGAACCGCCAGGGCCGCTTCCAGGGGCAGATCGATATCCCCCTCAACGAGAACGGCCGCGCCCAGGCCGCTGCCGCCGGTGATTTCCTACGCAAGGTGGCGTTCCAGCGGGCCTACACCAGCTCGATGTCGCGCCCGCGCCAAACGGCCGAGGGCATCCTCAGCCACCACCCCGGCGTTCCGCTCACCAGCGTGCGCGATCTGGTGGAGATCGGCCACGGCGAGTGGGAAGGCTGCCTGGAATCGGAGATTTCCGAGGGTTGGGGGGAGCTGCTCGCCGCTTGGAAGAGCGCCCCGGAAACGGTGCAGATGCCCGCTGGTGAAACCATCCACGACGTGTGGGATCGCTCCCTGCGGGGCTGGAACACCATCGCCGCCAGCCTGCACAGCGATGAAACCGCCCTGGTGGTGGCCCATGACGCCGTGAACAAAACCATCCTCTGCGCCCTGCTGGGCCTCGGCCCTGCCGACATCTGGGCGGTGAAACAAGGCAACGGTGGCGTCACCGTGATCGATTACCCCCACGGGCCCGATCAGCCTCCGGTGGTGGTGTGTCTGAACCAAACGGCCCATCTTGGGGGTGTTCTGGATCGCACCGCCGCCGGCGCTCTATGA
- a CDS encoding Spx/MgsR family RNA polymerase-binding regulatory protein gives MSQRLRIYSYPQCGTCRNALQWLAQQGFSVAEGNLDVVNITEQPPGLEELSTAFEQLGRKRLFNTSGQSYRALGSATVAAMDDQAALAALAADGKLIKRPFAITAGGTALVGFKPEEWESALR, from the coding sequence GTGAGCCAGCGGCTCCGGATCTACAGCTACCCCCAATGCGGCACCTGCCGTAATGCCCTGCAATGGCTCGCCCAGCAGGGCTTTTCTGTGGCAGAAGGCAACCTCGACGTGGTGAACATCACTGAGCAGCCCCCCGGTCTCGAGGAGCTCTCCACAGCCTTTGAGCAACTGGGGCGCAAACGCCTGTTCAACACCAGCGGCCAGAGCTATCGCGCCCTTGGCAGCGCCACCGTGGCCGCCATGGATGACCAAGCTGCCCTGGCGGCCTTAGCGGCCGATGGCAAGTTGATCAAACGCCCCTTCGCCATCACCGCCGGCGGCACCGCCCTGGTGGGATTCAAACCGGAGGAGTGGGAGTCGGCTCTGAGGTGA
- a CDS encoding class I SAM-dependent methyltransferase codes for MQTSGYERLQSQVIPGYGSLARLSVALLAASPVAAESGADVLVAGCGTGSELLEAVAQRPDWSLTALDPSADMLEEARQRLGDQPGLQWQQSTVEALVDTPGMAGRFAGALSVLVLQSLPDDGSKLAFLTALARCLKPGAQLVLVDLMQTSLPSLEGQLDQAWRGFQRASGLEDALQEGLHPIGLARLTSLVNAAGFGDPARIFQALGFEGFLLQRLS; via the coding sequence GTGCAGACCTCCGGCTACGAACGGCTTCAGAGCCAGGTGATCCCCGGTTACGGCAGCCTGGCGCGGCTGTCGGTGGCCCTGTTGGCGGCCTCCCCCGTGGCGGCTGAGTCGGGTGCGGATGTGCTGGTGGCTGGTTGCGGAACGGGATCGGAGCTGCTGGAGGCGGTGGCCCAGCGGCCCGATTGGAGCCTTACCGCCCTGGATCCCAGCGCCGACATGTTGGAGGAAGCGCGCCAACGGTTGGGCGATCAGCCGGGCCTTCAGTGGCAGCAGTCCACCGTGGAGGCGCTAGTGGATACCCCCGGGATGGCGGGGCGCTTTGCCGGAGCCCTGTCGGTGCTGGTGTTGCAGTCACTCCCGGATGACGGCAGCAAACTCGCCTTCCTCACGGCCCTGGCCCGCTGCCTCAAGCCCGGTGCCCAGTTGGTGCTGGTGGATCTGATGCAAACCAGCCTTCCCTCGCTGGAAGGGCAGTTGGATCAGGCCTGGCGTGGCTTTCAGCGGGCCAGCGGCCTGGAGGATGCGCTGCAGGAAGGGCTGCATCCGATTGGCCTTGCCCGGCTCACCAGCTTGGTGAACGCGGCGGGCTTTGGTGATCCCGCCCGCATCTTCCAAGCCTTGGGCTTTGAAGGCTTCCTGCTGCAGCGCCTCAGCTAA
- a CDS encoding 2Fe-2S iron-sulfur cluster-binding protein, translating into MPTIRFEQEGQQVGCIEGANLRKAAIDAGINPYKGLNNLNNCGGVGQCGTCVVEVVEGMQNLSPRSDVEQVYLADRPANYRLSCRTSVNGDVTVRTRPQAGTGAGSNSLVGALKSLIGK; encoded by the coding sequence GTGCCCACCATCCGTTTCGAACAGGAAGGCCAGCAGGTCGGATGCATCGAGGGAGCGAACCTGCGTAAGGCCGCCATCGATGCCGGCATCAACCCTTACAAGGGCCTGAACAACCTCAACAACTGCGGTGGCGTGGGCCAGTGCGGCACCTGCGTGGTGGAAGTGGTGGAAGGCATGCAGAACCTCTCCCCCCGCAGCGACGTGGAGCAGGTGTATCTGGCCGATCGCCCCGCCAACTACCGCCTCAGCTGCCGCACCAGCGTGAATGGGGATGTGACCGTTCGCACCCGTCCCCAGGCCGGTACAGGCGCAGGCTCCAACAGCCTCGTGGGCGCTCTCAAGAGCCTGATCGGCAAGTGA
- a CDS encoding penicillin-binding protein 2, with protein MAVHRLESRRPAPRSSRSDGRQRRVLTLNPVPSGRLWAVYLLMAAGLSGLALRLAWVQVVQGPELLDRARAVQTQTITPLGRRRTIVDRQGSLVALDEERFTLWAHPRYFAFPGDDIGKLRSPLDVARKLSSVLALPMADLVRAMEGRKSGVKLSTDLDPETAQRVRELGISGIDLEPYPQRVYPQGNLFANVVGFLNLERVPQAGLEQSRNSDLRRHEATRQLRRGADGTPLPDGLKAGVLYGDDLRLQLTLDARLQQVAQMALTKQVKQWKAKRGVALVMDVRNGELLALASTPTYDPNQFWKYKPGLFREWSVQDLYEPGSTFKPINLAIALQENAIDPAGKVNDNGQLTIGGWPIFNHDRKGNGVIDFPTVLQVSSNVAMVKAMQRVKPAKFWNWLHALGIDTKPDTDLPGAVAGQLKSLDTFRTQPIEPATAAFGQGFNLTPLKLIQLHAMLSNGGKLVSPHITRGLRSGDDLAPAPAANGLQLIRPEIAQTVLNWMETVVEKGSGKGTYIPGHRIGGKTGTAQKAENGVYIAGARITSFVAHLPINDPRYVVLVVVDEPKGANAYGSTVAVPVARQIIESLLVIEKIPPTKPVAG; from the coding sequence ATGGCGGTTCACCGCCTCGAGAGCCGGCGGCCGGCCCCCCGCAGCAGCAGGAGCGATGGGCGCCAGCGGCGCGTGTTAACGCTGAACCCCGTGCCCTCGGGCAGGCTCTGGGCGGTGTATCTGCTGATGGCCGCAGGCCTGAGTGGCCTGGCGCTGCGGCTGGCCTGGGTGCAGGTGGTGCAGGGGCCCGAGCTGCTGGATCGCGCCCGGGCGGTTCAAACCCAAACCATCACCCCCCTGGGCCGTCGCCGCACGATCGTGGATCGCCAGGGCAGCCTTGTGGCCCTCGATGAGGAGCGCTTCACCCTCTGGGCACACCCCCGCTATTTCGCCTTCCCCGGCGACGACATCGGCAAGCTGCGCAGTCCCCTGGATGTCGCTCGCAAGCTCTCGAGCGTGCTCGCCCTGCCCATGGCCGATCTGGTGCGCGCCATGGAGGGCCGCAAATCGGGCGTGAAGCTCAGCACCGATCTGGATCCAGAAACCGCCCAACGGGTGCGTGAACTCGGCATCAGCGGCATCGATCTCGAGCCCTACCCCCAGCGGGTGTACCCGCAGGGCAACCTGTTCGCCAACGTGGTGGGCTTCCTTAACCTGGAGCGGGTTCCCCAGGCCGGCCTGGAGCAAAGCCGCAACAGCGACCTGCGGCGCCATGAGGCCACCCGTCAGCTTCGGCGCGGAGCCGATGGCACGCCGTTGCCGGATGGGCTCAAGGCTGGTGTGCTCTATGGCGACGATCTACGCCTGCAGCTCACCCTCGATGCGCGCCTGCAACAGGTGGCGCAGATGGCGCTCACCAAGCAGGTGAAGCAGTGGAAGGCCAAGCGCGGCGTGGCCTTGGTGATGGATGTGCGCAACGGCGAACTGCTGGCGCTGGCCTCCACCCCCACCTACGACCCGAACCAGTTCTGGAAGTACAAGCCAGGGCTGTTCCGGGAGTGGTCCGTGCAGGATCTCTACGAGCCCGGGTCGACGTTCAAGCCGATCAACCTCGCCATCGCCCTGCAGGAAAACGCCATCGATCCAGCGGGCAAGGTGAACGACAACGGTCAGCTCACCATTGGTGGCTGGCCGATCTTCAACCACGACCGCAAGGGCAACGGGGTGATCGATTTCCCCACGGTGCTGCAGGTGTCGAGCAACGTGGCGATGGTGAAGGCGATGCAGCGGGTGAAGCCCGCCAAGTTCTGGAACTGGCTGCATGCCCTTGGGATCGACACCAAGCCCGATACCGACCTGCCTGGCGCCGTGGCCGGCCAGCTCAAGAGCCTGGACACCTTCCGAACCCAACCGATCGAACCGGCTACGGCCGCCTTCGGCCAGGGCTTCAACCTCACGCCGCTGAAGCTGATCCAACTGCACGCCATGCTCTCCAACGGCGGCAAGCTGGTGAGCCCCCACATCACCCGCGGCCTGCGCTCGGGCGACGATCTGGCACCGGCTCCCGCGGCCAATGGCCTCCAGCTGATCCGTCCGGAAATTGCCCAAACGGTGTTGAACTGGATGGAAACGGTGGTGGAGAAGGGGAGCGGCAAGGGCACTTACATCCCCGGGCACCGCATCGGCGGCAAAACCGGCACAGCGCAGAAAGCCGAAAACGGGGTGTACATCGCCGGGGCGCGGATCACCAGCTTTGTGGCCCACCTGCCGATCAACGACCCGCGCTATGTGGTGCTGGTGGTGGTGGATGAGCCCAAGGGAGCCAATGCCTACGGATCCACGGTGGCCGTGCCCGTGGCGCGGCAGATCATCGAATCGCTGCTGGTGATTGAGAAGATCCCACCCACCAAGCCAGTGGCTGGCTGA
- a CDS encoding inorganic diphosphatase codes for MDLRSLQASPAPGLVNLMVEIPAGSRNKYEFNAEAGLMVLDRVLHSSVRYPFDYGFVPNTLAEDGAPLDAMVIMDEPTFAGCLITARPIGILDMVDCGAHDGKLLCVPAADPRQRDICSIRQIAANQLEEVAEFFRTYKNLEGRVIEITGWLDADAVPALLERCIAAARVS; via the coding sequence ATGGATTTGCGCAGTCTGCAGGCCTCTCCGGCGCCCGGGCTGGTGAACCTGATGGTGGAGATCCCCGCCGGCAGCCGCAATAAATACGAGTTCAACGCCGAAGCCGGCCTGATGGTGCTGGATCGGGTGTTGCACTCATCGGTGCGCTATCCGTTTGATTACGGCTTCGTGCCCAACACCCTTGCCGAGGACGGGGCTCCGCTCGACGCGATGGTGATCATGGATGAACCCACCTTTGCGGGCTGCCTGATCACCGCCCGGCCGATCGGCATTCTCGACATGGTCGACTGCGGCGCCCACGACGGCAAGCTGCTTTGTGTTCCGGCTGCCGACCCGCGTCAGCGCGACATCTGCAGCATTCGCCAGATCGCGGCCAACCAGCTGGAGGAGGTTGCGGAATTCTTTCGCACCTACAAAAACCTGGAGGGCCGCGTGATCGAGATCACGGGCTGGCTCGATGCGGATGCGGTGCCCGCCCTGCTGGAACGGTGCATCGCTGCAGCGCGGGTTAGCTGA
- a CDS encoding lysostaphin resistance A-like protein: MTGANRPSGRADGAAPSWKVALALVSLALSLLLWLNGLIDSLSRPSVGNDLNRRQLELAVLAEPELSGPLRNVLAGRNPIETLRKAIADELQEEREAGRTPDPDLLLEQALLLRRQHQGQTSSEASPVASDALLAEVASGSGPQANLAQALLEPQATASRAPNSALIAALPEGGVLRIWSCEALSPDAACGAARASRQAALQLIAVSVLPVALLVVGSGTLLRELWQRWRGRAADALPLQGPALSGLDAVLLIAGGFVVVGELLTPLLVGPVIAGLLQRLAVASPLREGISVVSLYLALMAGPLLILALMLRGKGEAGWLQFRWTPLGLSVRQALQGLLMVLPLVSLVGWLQGQLWGDPGGSNPLLELVLNSHNVPALACFGFTAVVLAPLFEETIFRGALLPVAGRKLGATGGILLSGAVFAVAHLSLGELLPLLVLGIGLGWVRWSSGRLGSCVLMHALWNGLTFANLVVLGW; this comes from the coding sequence GTGACAGGAGCCAACAGGCCCAGCGGCCGAGCGGATGGGGCGGCGCCGAGTTGGAAGGTGGCTTTGGCCCTGGTGAGCCTGGCCCTCAGCCTGCTGCTCTGGCTCAACGGCCTGATCGACAGCCTCAGCCGCCCGTCCGTGGGCAACGATCTCAACCGCCGCCAGCTGGAACTGGCTGTGTTGGCTGAACCCGAGCTGAGCGGTCCCCTGCGCAACGTGCTGGCCGGGCGCAACCCCATCGAAACCCTGCGCAAGGCCATCGCCGATGAGCTCCAGGAGGAGAGGGAAGCGGGCCGCACGCCCGATCCCGATCTGCTGTTGGAACAGGCCCTGCTGTTGCGGCGGCAGCACCAGGGCCAGACCTCTTCAGAGGCCTCTCCTGTGGCATCCGATGCCCTGCTGGCGGAAGTGGCCAGCGGCAGCGGACCCCAGGCCAACCTCGCCCAGGCGCTCCTGGAGCCTCAGGCCACCGCATCACGCGCGCCCAACAGCGCCTTGATCGCCGCGCTGCCCGAAGGCGGCGTGCTGCGCATCTGGAGCTGCGAAGCCCTCTCGCCGGACGCCGCTTGCGGCGCTGCACGGGCAAGCCGCCAAGCCGCTCTGCAGCTGATCGCCGTGAGCGTGCTGCCGGTGGCGTTGTTGGTGGTGGGCAGTGGAACGCTGCTGCGGGAGCTCTGGCAGCGCTGGCGCGGCCGGGCTGCCGACGCCCTGCCCCTGCAAGGCCCTGCGCTCAGTGGCCTCGATGCTGTGCTGCTGATCGCCGGCGGCTTCGTGGTGGTGGGCGAGCTGCTCACCCCCCTGCTGGTGGGCCCCGTGATCGCCGGCCTGCTGCAACGGCTGGCGGTGGCCAGCCCCCTGCGGGAGGGCATCAGCGTGGTGAGCCTCTATCTGGCCCTGATGGCGGGGCCCCTGCTGATCCTGGCGCTGATGCTGCGGGGCAAAGGAGAAGCGGGCTGGCTGCAGTTCCGCTGGACCCCGCTGGGCTTGAGCGTTCGCCAGGCACTGCAGGGGTTGTTGATGGTGCTGCCGCTGGTGAGCCTGGTGGGCTGGCTGCAGGGGCAACTGTGGGGTGATCCGGGTGGCAGCAATCCGCTGCTGGAGCTGGTGCTCAACAGCCACAACGTGCCGGCCCTGGCCTGCTTCGGTTTCACGGCCGTGGTGCTGGCGCCCTTGTTTGAAGAAACGATCTTCCGCGGTGCCCTGCTGCCAGTGGCGGGGCGCAAGCTGGGGGCCACGGGCGGCATCCTGCTGAGTGGCGCGGTGTTTGCCGTGGCCCACCTCAGCCTTGGGGAACTGCTGCCGCTGCTGGTGCTCGGCATCGGGCTCGGCTGGGTGCGCTGGAGCAGCGGGCGGCTGGGCAGTTGTGTGCTGATGCATGCCCTCTGGAACGGCCTCACCTTCGCCAACCTGGTGGTGCTGGGCTGGTAG
- a CDS encoding proline--tRNA ligase: MRVSRLMLVTLRDDPAEAEIPSHKLLLRAGYIRRVGSGIYAYLPLLWRVLQKISAIVREELNAAGALETLLPQLQPAELWQRSGRWAGYTAGEGIMFHLEDRQGRELGLGPTHEEVITALAGDLLRSYRQLPVNLYQIQTKFRDEIRPRFGLMRGREFIMKDAYSFHADEACLQQTYAAMDQAYRRIFSRCGLRAVAVEADSGAIGGSASQEFMVTADAGEDLILASGDGRYAANQERAVSRPAEAVPLPGGAQAGGAGDALSTPGQTAIEELCSAHGFDPSQTLKVLLLLARFEDGCLQPLLVSLRGDQQLNEVKLANAVTSRCSSEHGTLLDITPLTAEAAGKEGLAPIPFGYLGPHLDDAVLQGARSWQPRFLRLADATATALESFVCGANSLDSHRVGVSWGGLCPAPESLDLRAAQPGDRCLHDASQQLEASRGIEVGHIFQLGRKYSAALEATFTNEAGQEEPLWMGCYGIGVSRLAQAAVEQHHDANGICWPTAIAPFEVIVVIANVADAPQRELGEQLYAEFQAAGIDVLLDDRTERAGVKFKDADLLGIPWRVVVGRGAAEGQVELVQRAGGERSDLAAAEVLAQLQGQLERERAGLASA; this comes from the coding sequence ATGCGCGTCTCCCGCCTGATGCTGGTGACGCTGCGGGATGACCCCGCCGAAGCCGAGATCCCCTCCCACAAGCTGCTGCTGCGGGCCGGCTACATCCGCCGGGTGGGCAGCGGCATCTATGCCTACCTGCCGCTGCTCTGGCGGGTGCTGCAGAAGATCTCCGCGATTGTGCGCGAAGAGCTCAACGCCGCCGGCGCCCTGGAAACCCTCCTGCCCCAGCTGCAACCGGCAGAGCTCTGGCAGCGCAGTGGCCGCTGGGCCGGTTACACCGCCGGCGAGGGGATCATGTTTCACCTGGAGGATCGCCAGGGCCGTGAGCTGGGTTTGGGGCCGACCCATGAAGAGGTGATTACGGCCCTGGCCGGCGATCTGCTGCGCTCCTACCGGCAACTGCCGGTGAACCTCTATCAGATTCAGACCAAATTTCGCGATGAGATTCGGCCGCGCTTTGGTCTGATGCGGGGGCGCGAATTCATCATGAAGGATGCCTATTCCTTCCACGCTGATGAGGCCTGCCTGCAGCAGACCTATGCGGCCATGGATCAGGCCTACCGCCGCATCTTCAGCCGGTGTGGCCTGCGGGCCGTGGCGGTGGAGGCCGACAGCGGTGCCATCGGCGGTTCCGCCAGCCAGGAGTTCATGGTCACCGCTGACGCCGGCGAAGACCTGATCCTCGCCAGTGGCGATGGCCGCTATGCCGCCAACCAGGAGCGGGCTGTGTCGCGCCCGGCTGAGGCGGTGCCCCTGCCTGGTGGTGCGCAAGCCGGTGGCGCTGGCGACGCCCTCTCCACCCCAGGGCAAACCGCCATTGAGGAGCTGTGCAGCGCCCATGGGTTTGATCCCAGCCAAACGCTGAAAGTGCTGCTGTTGCTGGCTCGCTTTGAAGATGGTTGTCTGCAGCCCCTGCTGGTGAGCCTGCGGGGCGATCAACAGCTCAATGAGGTGAAGCTGGCTAATGCCGTGACCTCCCGCTGCAGCAGCGAGCACGGCACGTTGCTCGACATCACTCCTCTCACCGCAGAGGCGGCTGGCAAGGAGGGCCTCGCCCCGATTCCCTTTGGCTACTTGGGTCCTCACCTCGACGATGCCGTGCTCCAGGGCGCTCGCAGCTGGCAGCCCCGCTTCCTGCGCCTGGCTGACGCCACCGCCACCGCCCTGGAGAGCTTCGTGTGCGGCGCCAACAGCCTCGACTCCCACCGCGTGGGCGTGAGCTGGGGCGGCCTCTGCCCTGCTCCCGAAAGCCTGGATCTGCGGGCCGCCCAGCCGGGTGATCGCTGCCTGCACGATGCCAGCCAGCAGCTGGAGGCCAGCCGCGGCATTGAGGTGGGGCACATCTTCCAGTTGGGCCGCAAGTATTCCGCTGCGCTCGAGGCCACCTTCACCAACGAAGCCGGCCAGGAAGAACCGCTCTGGATGGGCTGCTACGGCATCGGTGTGTCGCGCCTCGCCCAAGCCGCCGTGGAGCAACACCACGATGCCAATGGCATCTGCTGGCCCACGGCGATCGCGCCCTTTGAGGTGATCGTGGTGATCGCCAACGTGGCTGACGCTCCCCAGCGCGAGCTCGGTGAACAGCTCTATGCGGAGTTCCAGGCCGCCGGCATCGATGTTCTGCTCGACGACCGCACGGAGCGCGCCGGGGTGAAATTCAAGGATGCCGACCTGCTGGGTATCCCCTGGCGTGTGGTGGTGGGCCGCGGTGCCGCCGAGGGGCAAGTGGAACTGGTGCAGCGCGCCGGTGGTGAGCGCAGCGACCTCGCTGCTGCCGAGGTGTTGGCTCAGCTGCAGGGGCAACTGGAGCGTGAACGAGCTGGGCTGGCCTCGGCCTGA
- a CDS encoding dihydroorotase, translating to MTSNPEQPLLLHQVQLLEAEGSELRRCDVLIQAGRLRAIGAEAAQQAEACGASLLEAKEWLLAPPLVDPHSELEDPATGSAETLASLERSALAAGYGTVALLPRATSWRDRPERLQGLVPLGRLQLLLWGSFSRGAGGAELAAHADQLAAGAIGLAEADQLPPLALLERGFTLAECGRAPLLLAPRDPSLSQGGFVREGVEALRAGWPTDPCISETLPLQSLLAMAQRHPARRLQLMNLSTAEGVALLRALPVEQRPEATVCWWHLLADSGSLDPIAEGWRVVPPLGTPNDRQALQQALADGVITAVAVHHQALDAEEQLLPLDQRKPGVAGHRCVLPGLWQELVVRRGWTAAQLWRVLCFAPARLLGLEPPCLSLGSDQWVLFDPHRPWIPADDHWGPLAANQPGAAGSLTGQVLASGLIPELQRWKASAA from the coding sequence ATGACCTCCAACCCCGAGCAGCCGTTGCTGCTGCATCAGGTTCAGCTGCTCGAAGCGGAGGGCTCCGAACTGCGCCGTTGTGATGTGCTCATCCAGGCGGGGAGGCTTCGGGCCATCGGTGCGGAGGCGGCCCAGCAGGCAGAGGCCTGTGGGGCCAGTTTGCTGGAGGCAAAGGAGTGGTTGCTGGCACCGCCGCTGGTGGATCCCCATTCCGAGCTGGAGGATCCAGCCACCGGATCCGCCGAAACCCTGGCCTCCCTGGAGCGTTCCGCTTTGGCGGCCGGTTACGGCACCGTGGCGCTGCTGCCCCGGGCCACGAGCTGGCGTGACCGCCCGGAGCGCTTGCAGGGCCTCGTGCCCCTCGGCCGGCTTCAGCTGCTGCTGTGGGGCAGCTTCAGCCGTGGCGCCGGGGGTGCAGAGCTGGCCGCCCATGCCGATCAGCTGGCCGCCGGAGCGATTGGCCTGGCCGAAGCCGATCAGCTGCCCCCGTTGGCGTTGCTGGAGCGCGGCTTCACCCTGGCCGAATGCGGCCGTGCGCCGCTGCTGCTGGCCCCACGCGATCCCAGCCTCAGCCAGGGGGGCTTCGTGCGCGAGGGGGTGGAAGCCCTGCGCGCCGGCTGGCCCACCGATCCCTGCATCAGCGAAACCCTGCCGCTGCAGAGCCTGCTGGCCATGGCCCAGCGCCATCCCGCGCGGCGGCTGCAGCTGATGAATCTCTCCACCGCCGAGGGTGTGGCCCTGCTGCGGGCGCTCCCCGTCGAGCAGCGCCCGGAAGCCACGGTGTGCTGGTGGCACCTGCTGGCCGATAGCGGCAGCCTCGATCCGATTGCGGAGGGCTGGCGCGTGGTGCCGCCCCTGGGCACACCCAACGATCGCCAGGCGCTGCAGCAGGCCCTGGCCGATGGCGTGATCACGGCGGTGGCGGTGCATCACCAGGCGCTCGATGCGGAGGAGCAGTTGCTGCCGCTGGATCAGCGCAAGCCTGGGGTGGCGGGCCATCGCTGCGTGCTGCCTGGCCTCTGGCAGGAGTTGGTGGTGCGGCGCGGCTGGACTGCGGCCCAGCTCTGGCGTGTGCTGTGCTTCGCTCCCGCCCGTTTACTGGGGCTCGAGCCCCCCTGCCTCAGCCTCGGTAGCGATCAGTGGGTGCTGTTTGATCCCCACCGCCCGTGGATCCCCGCGGACGACCACTGGGGCCCCTTAGCGGCCAATCAACCCGGCGCGGCTGGCAGCCTCACCGGTCAGGTGTTGGCCTCTGGGCTTATCCCTGAGCTCCAGCGCTGGAAGGCTTCTGCGGCTTAA